A single Saccopteryx bilineata isolate mSacBil1 chromosome 11, mSacBil1_pri_phased_curated, whole genome shotgun sequence DNA region contains:
- the C11H18orf21 gene encoding UPF0711 protein C18orf21 homolog isoform X1 → MRQKHYLEAAARKLQDSCPGQARYLLWAYSSSHDANSTFEGTCPYCFQFLVLDNSRVRLKPKPKVTPKIQKLLNREARNYTLSFKEAKIVKKYKDSKSILLVTCKTCNKTVKHPGKSRSFLSALKSSPTSPVSKLSLKTPERKTPSSANLNHSMSASRGRSPALICRTPTSGQSTPTCSSKNVKKTKKHFSQLKMLLSQSESQKNSKVDFRNFLSSL, encoded by the exons ATGAGGCAGAAGCATTACCTTGAGGCTGCGGCTCGGAAACTGCAAGATAGCTGTCCGGGCCAGGCCCGCTATCTCCT CTGGGCCTACAGCTCGTCCCACG atGCTAACAGTACTTTTGAAGGAACATGTCCATACTGTTTCCAGTTTCTGGTTCTGGATAATTCTCGAGTGCGCCTCAAACCAAAGCCCAAAGTGACACCCAAAATACAGAAACTTCTTAATCGAGAAGCAAGAAATTATACACTCAgttttaaagaagcaaaaattgtGAAAAAGTACAAAGACTCTAAAAGTATATTG TTGGTTACTTGTAAAACCTGCAACAAGACAGTTAAACATCCTGGTAAAAGTAGGAGCTTTCTATCCGCATTGAAGAGCAGCCCTACCTCTCCTGTGAGTAAACTCAGCCTGAAGACGCCAGAGAGAAAGACCCCGAGTTCTGCAAACCTAAATCACAGTATGTCTGCCTCCAGAGGCAGGAGCCCAGCATTGATTTGCAG aACACCTACGTCTGGACagtcaacacccacttgctcctcaaaaaatgtgaagaaaacaaagaaacacttcTCTCAACTAAAAATGTTGCTTAGTCAGAGTGAATCCCAAAAGAATTCAAAGGTGGACTTCAGAAATTTCTTATCTTCTTTGTAA
- the C11H18orf21 gene encoding UPF0711 protein C18orf21 homolog isoform X2, with protein sequence MRQKHYLEAAARKLQDSCPGQARYLLWAYSSSHDANSTFEGTCPYCFQFLVLDNSRVRLKPKPKVTPKIQKLLNREARNYTLSFKEAKIVKKYKDSKSILLVTCKTCNKTVKHPGKSRSFLSALKSSPTSPVSKLSLKTPERKTPSSANLNHSMSASRGRSPALICRYLKCFQNTYVWTVNTHLLLKKCEENKETLLSTKNVA encoded by the exons ATGAGGCAGAAGCATTACCTTGAGGCTGCGGCTCGGAAACTGCAAGATAGCTGTCCGGGCCAGGCCCGCTATCTCCT CTGGGCCTACAGCTCGTCCCACG atGCTAACAGTACTTTTGAAGGAACATGTCCATACTGTTTCCAGTTTCTGGTTCTGGATAATTCTCGAGTGCGCCTCAAACCAAAGCCCAAAGTGACACCCAAAATACAGAAACTTCTTAATCGAGAAGCAAGAAATTATACACTCAgttttaaagaagcaaaaattgtGAAAAAGTACAAAGACTCTAAAAGTATATTG TTGGTTACTTGTAAAACCTGCAACAAGACAGTTAAACATCCTGGTAAAAGTAGGAGCTTTCTATCCGCATTGAAGAGCAGCCCTACCTCTCCTGTGAGTAAACTCAGCCTGAAGACGCCAGAGAGAAAGACCCCGAGTTCTGCAAACCTAAATCACAGTATGTCTGCCTCCAGAGGCAGGAGCCCAGCATTGATTTGCAGGTATCTAAAGTGTTTTCAG aACACCTACGTCTGGACagtcaacacccacttgctcctcaaaaaatgtgaagaaaacaaagaaacacttcTCTCAACTAAAAATGTTGCTTAG